The genomic stretch GCAGCGAAGTACCACCGAAGGCAAAAGCCGAGATTTGCAGGTTCCGCATCGCGATGTTCGGCACGATGGCAAGGAACGCCAGGAAAATCGCAGTCGGCAACACAATCCGATCAAGCACGTTCTTGATGTAGTGCGCGGTTGCCTCGCCAGGACGAACACCAGGCACATAGCCCCCGTATTTCTTGAGATCATCCGCAATCTTGGTGGGATCGTAGGTAATCTCCGTGTAGAAGTACGTGAAGAAGATAATCAGAAAGAAGAAAACGATATTGTGCGTCAGCGTCGTCGACTTCGTCAAGGGTTCTGCAATATGAAGATAGAACCAGGACGTCGACCAGAACTGCGACACGGTCGCAGGGAACATCAGAACGACCGAAGCGAAGATGATCGGGAGTACGCCCGCTTGCACGAGTTTCAGAGGGATATACGTAGACTGACCACCGTAGACCTTGCGGCCGACGATACGCTTTGCGTACTGCACTGGGACCTTGCGCTCGCCTTCATAGGCAAACAGGACTAGAAGGAGGAGTGCGATTGCCCCCAGGATACCGCCGACGAGGCCCAGAACACTGAGCGACTTGGCCTGGGTCAACCTGAAGGCCTGTGCCACGCCGACGGGAATGCGGCTCACAATGCCTGAGAAGATGATAAGTGACACACCGTTGCCAATCCCTCGCTCGGTCATGACTTCTCCAAGCCACAGCACGATGTATGCTCCGGCTGTAAGACTCAGAACGATCAGGAGTTTCACGAAGAAGCCTGTGTTCGAGAGGTACTGCTGGAAGATGGCCAAGATACCAAACGACTCGATGATCGCCAATCCAAGAGTGAGATACCGAGTATACTTCGCAATCTTCCGCTGACCTTCCTTGCCGCCCTCCTTGCGGAGCTCCTGGAGCGCCGGGATGACCGAGCCGAGGAGTTCGATGATAATGGAGGCATTGATGTACGGAAGGACGCTCAGCGAGAAAATGGCGAAGTTGGCAACGCCACCGCCCGAAAACAGGTCAAGGAGGCCCAGAAAACCCCCCTTGCCAACCAGCTGTGCCACGGCTGCACGGTCGATACCAGGCACAGGGATGTATGTCCCGAGCCTGATAACGACAAACATCATGAGCGTGAACAGAATCCTGTTGCGCAGATCTGGAAGCCTGAAAGCCCTCCTCAGCGTCTCGAACATCAGACGACCTCGCAGGTGCCGCCAGCCTTCTCGATCTTCTCACGAGCCGAAGCCGAGAAACCCGACGCCCGCACCTGAACCTTTGTCGTCAGTTCACCGTCTCCGAGTACCTTCACTGGAGCGTTGTAGAGCGCATTCAGGTCAAGGGGCATTTCGCCCTCGTATCCCTCGAGTGCGCCGATGTTGACGGCAACGTACACTGTCCGGACGTGGGGTCTGAATCCATGCTTCTTCGGAAGACGGCGATAGAGTGGGGTCTGTCCACCCTCGAATCCAACGCGCTTGCTGCGCCCAGAACGAGCTTTGGCCCCCTTGCGGCCGTAACCGCTCTGTTTGCCCTTGCCGCTCCCGGCCCCGCGGCCGATAACTTTTGGACTGTCGATGAAACCTTCTGGTCTGACCATCTCGTTGAGTTTCATTGACGAGCCTCCGCAGCGCGCGGCTCGGCATTGATACGGTCCTGCCGACGCAGGTTGCGCATTAATGTCATCTGCTCGATGTCGCGCAGTCCGTCGATCGTAGCTGCAGCAAGAGAGATAGAATTCGAGCTGCCGAGGGACTTCGTGAGAACATCCTGGACTCCAACCTTCTCCATGATCTGGCGAACCACGCCGCCGGCGACAATACCAGTTCCAGTCACAGCGGGCTGAAGATACACCCAGCCTGCGCCGGTACGGGTCTTCGTCGAGAACGGCAGCGTCGTGCCCTTCAGCGTGAAGGAAATGAGGTTGCGCTTGGCAGCCGTGATTCCCTTCTGGATCGCCAACGGGATTTCGATGGCCTTGCCGATCCCGATGCCGACCTTGCCCTTCTTGTTGCCGACAACGACAAGGACCCTGAACTTCATCTTCTTGCCGCCTTTGACGACCTTGGTAACGCGGTCGATGCTGATGACCGATTCTTCGTATTCTTTGGGTTCAAACGAACGTCTTGCCACAGCTTCCTCCTAGAATTCCAGTCCCGCAGCGCGCGCGGCTTCGGCAAGCGCCTTGATGCGACCATGGTAGGAATGCCCACCCCGGTCGAAGGCTACAGTCTTGACACCCATCTGGAGCGCCTTGTCGGCTATCTCCGTGCCAACCATCTGACAGGCCACCGTATTGTTGGCCGCCACTACCTGGCCATCCGCCTTGCGCTTAAGGTTCGACGCGGCAGCAAGGGTAATACCCTTGTCATCATCGATAAGTTGAACATACACATGCTTCAGGCTGACGAAGACAGCAAGCCTTGGTCGCACTGCGGTTCCTGCCAGCTTCTTGCGGATCCGGTCATGTCGTCTCTCGCGAGCTTCTTCTCTATCGTGTCTCTTGATCATTGTTCCCCCTACGCACCAGACAAGGCCTTTTTGCCAGCCTTGATCCTGACTTTTTCGCCAGCATACCGGATACCCTTGCCCTTGTAGTGGTCAGGCACACGCACCTTGCGAACATTCTGTGCGAACTGCCCCAATCCCACAGCATCGGCACCGGTCATCGTGATCTTGACGTTGTCGGTCACTTCAACTTTGATGCCCTCAGGAATCTTCACGGGCACGGGATGCGAGTACCCAACAAGCAGAGTCAGGTTGCCTGCATCGACGGCGGCCTTGTAGCCAACGCCAACGATTTCGAGACGCTTGATGAAACCCTCGGTGACGCCTTTCACAAGGCTCGAGAAACGCGCCGA from Coprothermobacter sp. encodes the following:
- a CDS encoding preprotein translocase subunit SecY, whose amino-acid sequence is MFETLRRAFRLPDLRNRILFTLMMFVVIRLGTYIPVPGIDRAAVAQLVGKGGFLGLLDLFSGGGVANFAIFSLSVLPYINASIIIELLGSVIPALQELRKEGGKEGQRKIAKYTRYLTLGLAIIESFGILAIFQQYLSNTGFFVKLLIVLSLTAGAYIVLWLGEVMTERGIGNGVSLIIFSGIVSRIPVGVAQAFRLTQAKSLSVLGLVGGILGAIALLLLVLFAYEGERKVPVQYAKRIVGRKVYGGQSTYIPLKLVQAGVLPIIFASVVLMFPATVSQFWSTSWFYLHIAEPLTKSTTLTHNIVFFFLIIFFTYFYTEITYDPTKIADDLKKYGGYVPGVRPGEATAHYIKNVLDRIVLPTAIFLAFLAIVPNIAMRNLQISAFAFGGTSLLIIIGVALETVREIEAYMMMRHYKGFMK
- a CDS encoding 50S ribosomal protein L15 translates to MKLNEMVRPEGFIDSPKVIGRGAGSGKGKQSGYGRKGAKARSGRSKRVGFEGGQTPLYRRLPKKHGFRPHVRTVYVAVNIGALEGYEGEMPLDLNALYNAPVKVLGDGELTTKVQVRASGFSASAREKIEKAGGTCEVV
- a CDS encoding 30S ribosomal protein S5, whose amino-acid sequence is MARRSFEPKEYEESVISIDRVTKVVKGGKKMKFRVLVVVGNKKGKVGIGIGKAIEIPLAIQKGITAAKRNLISFTLKGTTLPFSTKTRTGAGWVYLQPAVTGTGIVAGGVVRQIMEKVGVQDVLTKSLGSSNSISLAAATIDGLRDIEQMTLMRNLRRQDRINAEPRAAEARQ
- a CDS encoding 50S ribosomal protein L18, with product MIKRHDREEARERRHDRIRKKLAGTAVRPRLAVFVSLKHVYVQLIDDDKGITLAAASNLKRKADGQVVAANNTVACQMVGTEIADKALQMGVKTVAFDRGGHSYHGRIKALAEAARAAGLEF
- a CDS encoding 50S ribosomal protein L6, with amino-acid sequence MSRIGKRLTTIPAGVTVVESGRMLTVTGPRGFLTLEVPEHIDYTVEGDQVRFVLDPAFQETLNVMHGTTSARFSSLVKGVTEGFIKRLEIVGVGYKAAVDAGNLTLLVGYSHPVPVKIPEGIKVEVTDNVKITMTGADAVGLGQFAQNVRKVRVPDHYKGKGIRYAGEKVRIKAGKKALSGA